In the genome of Myxococcus stipitatus, one region contains:
- a CDS encoding M20 family peptidase, translating into MKRLFLSLTLGVIVVAVVLVVRTLAFTSRQGAAEAGTPLVLDAEAASARLAGALRLETVAASEGQPANDAAFQALKAYLREHFPRVHAALKCEPVGAHSLLYTWPGTDASLRPVLLLGHLDVVPVAAGGDSGWVHPPFSGVVADGYVWGRGALDDKGSVLGQLEAVEALLAAGERPRRTVLFAFGADEEVGGLEGAVAIATLLKERGVRLESVLDEGGVIMSGTVPGVSAPVALVGTSEKGFVSVELKVKGEGGHSSMPPPSTAVGVLARAVSKLESTPMPARLAGGSRELFERVGPEMGFGMKLLFANLWLTEPLVVKQLSARPTTNAAVRTTTAVTVFEGGVKDNVLPSGARAVVNFRILPGDSVEGVLAHVRETVDDARVEVGTLAFQSEPSPVSPTDSDSWRHLERSVRQVFPQVVVSPYLNVAATDSRHFVGLSDHVYRFFPAHLQREDLARIHGQDERISVAGYLDAVRFYAAYLRNTAR; encoded by the coding sequence ATGAAACGATTGTTCTTGTCCCTGACCCTCGGGGTCATTGTCGTCGCGGTGGTCTTGGTGGTCCGGACGCTGGCCTTCACGTCGCGCCAGGGGGCGGCCGAGGCGGGGACTCCGCTGGTGCTGGACGCGGAGGCGGCCTCGGCGCGGCTGGCCGGGGCGCTGCGACTGGAGACGGTGGCGGCCTCGGAAGGACAACCCGCGAACGACGCGGCCTTCCAGGCGCTGAAGGCCTACCTGCGGGAGCACTTTCCCCGTGTCCATGCCGCGCTGAAGTGCGAGCCGGTGGGGGCCCACTCGCTGCTCTACACCTGGCCGGGGACGGACGCGTCGCTGCGGCCCGTGCTGCTCCTGGGGCACCTGGACGTGGTGCCGGTGGCGGCGGGAGGCGACTCCGGATGGGTCCATCCTCCCTTCTCGGGTGTGGTGGCGGATGGGTATGTGTGGGGGCGCGGCGCGCTGGATGACAAGGGCAGCGTGCTCGGGCAGCTCGAAGCGGTGGAGGCCCTGCTGGCGGCGGGGGAGCGGCCGCGGCGGACGGTGTTGTTTGCCTTTGGCGCGGACGAGGAGGTGGGCGGCCTGGAGGGCGCGGTGGCCATCGCCACGCTGCTGAAGGAGCGGGGCGTCCGGCTGGAGTCGGTGCTGGATGAGGGCGGCGTCATCATGTCCGGCACCGTGCCGGGGGTGAGCGCGCCGGTGGCGCTCGTCGGGACGTCCGAGAAGGGCTTCGTCAGCGTGGAGCTGAAGGTGAAGGGGGAGGGGGGACACTCCTCCATGCCTCCGCCGAGCACCGCGGTGGGCGTGCTCGCGCGGGCCGTGTCGAAGCTGGAGTCGACGCCCATGCCCGCGCGGCTCGCGGGAGGCAGCCGCGAGCTGTTCGAGCGGGTGGGGCCCGAGATGGGCTTCGGCATGAAGCTGCTCTTCGCCAACCTGTGGCTCACCGAGCCGCTGGTGGTGAAGCAGCTGTCCGCCAGGCCCACCACCAACGCCGCGGTGCGCACCACCACCGCCGTCACGGTGTTCGAGGGCGGCGTGAAGGACAACGTCCTGCCGTCGGGCGCGCGGGCGGTGGTGAACTTCCGCATCCTCCCGGGCGACAGCGTCGAGGGCGTGCTGGCGCACGTGCGCGAGACGGTGGACGACGCCCGCGTGGAGGTGGGCACGCTGGCCTTCCAGAGCGAGCCTTCGCCCGTGTCGCCCACCGACTCCGACTCCTGGCGCCACCTGGAGCGCTCGGTGCGCCAGGTGTTCCCACAGGTGGTCGTGTCGCCCTACCTCAACGTGGCGGCCACGGACTCACGCCACTTCGTGGGCCTGAGCGACCACGTCTATCGCTTCTTCCCCGCGCACCTGCAGCGCGAGGACCTGGCACGGATTCACGGCCAGGACGAGCGCATCTCCGTGGCGGGCTACCTCGATGCTGTTCGGTTTTACGCCGCGTATCTGCGCAACACCGCTCGCTGA
- a CDS encoding glycosyl hydrolase family 18 protein, with protein MKTRLMTQWQLVLAVGVGTLLGGCGKGDEGPGLPGQPSSVEAQAADAQALVTWRPPSSDGGHPLLYYIVKCEPACGGAIVSAGDHQAMVMGLNNGFRYIFKVSAVNARGEGEGSVPSEYVTPLAGLSIRNPTVPGQPRAVRATAGNGQAYVSWLAPASFGGRPLQHYVVTAEPGGRSVTVKAPAASVNLVDLSNDKAHTITVKAINEMGEGPTVSAGSVTPRAGGAPSQWVSGYYVGYQRGLLPVESVDFSGMTHLMVGRVRPRYDGTLYSDFDVTTYEGPIMARALAERAHAAGRKALLMIGGFGEHDGFVKAATGESRIVFVRELLKLMDDLGYDGLDLDWEPINLPPAGNDGELLLALLDDLRAARPDIILTVPVNWINANFGMPEVEADFMAQLAERVDQLNIMSYKMSGNWGSWESWHSSPLMDDSPGRPSSVANSVDGYLKAGVPPGRLGIGIGFFGTCWQGVTEPRTPLDGRQHVSEGQSDNAMSYSNIMQAYYDPHARRWDEKAASPYLSFPTVSGPGHCNYISYEDGQSVAVKGQWARSKGLGGTIIWTINQGHIANAPEGRKDELLQQVKRSFLDP; from the coding sequence GTGAAGACTCGACTCATGACGCAGTGGCAGCTCGTCCTCGCGGTGGGTGTGGGGACGCTGCTTGGGGGATGCGGCAAGGGGGACGAAGGCCCGGGGCTCCCGGGGCAGCCGTCTTCCGTGGAAGCGCAGGCGGCGGATGCGCAGGCGCTGGTGACGTGGAGGCCTCCCAGCAGTGACGGGGGGCACCCCTTGCTCTATTACATCGTGAAATGTGAGCCCGCATGCGGGGGCGCCATCGTCAGCGCGGGCGACCACCAGGCGATGGTGATGGGGCTCAACAACGGCTTTCGATACATCTTCAAGGTCTCCGCGGTGAACGCGCGCGGCGAGGGCGAGGGCTCCGTCCCGTCGGAGTACGTGACGCCCCTGGCGGGCCTGTCCATCCGCAACCCCACGGTGCCGGGGCAGCCGCGCGCGGTCCGCGCCACGGCGGGCAACGGGCAGGCGTATGTGAGCTGGCTGGCGCCGGCGAGCTTCGGCGGCCGGCCGTTGCAGCACTACGTCGTCACCGCCGAGCCGGGCGGCAGGTCGGTGACGGTGAAGGCACCGGCGGCGAGCGTGAACCTCGTGGACCTGTCCAACGACAAGGCCCACACCATCACGGTGAAGGCCATCAACGAGATGGGCGAGGGGCCCACCGTGAGCGCCGGCTCCGTGACGCCTCGGGCCGGAGGGGCGCCGTCGCAGTGGGTGTCCGGCTACTACGTGGGCTACCAGCGCGGCCTGCTGCCGGTGGAGTCGGTGGACTTCTCCGGCATGACGCACCTGATGGTGGGCCGCGTGCGCCCCCGATACGACGGGACGCTGTACTCGGACTTCGACGTCACGACCTACGAGGGCCCCATCATGGCCAGGGCCCTGGCGGAGCGGGCCCATGCGGCGGGGCGCAAGGCGCTGCTGATGATTGGCGGCTTCGGTGAGCACGACGGCTTCGTGAAGGCGGCCACGGGCGAGAGCCGCATCGTCTTCGTGCGCGAGCTCCTCAAGCTCATGGACGACCTGGGCTACGACGGCCTGGACCTGGACTGGGAGCCCATCAACCTGCCGCCCGCGGGCAACGACGGCGAGCTGCTGCTGGCGCTCCTGGACGACCTGCGCGCGGCGCGGCCCGACATCATCCTCACGGTGCCGGTGAACTGGATCAACGCCAACTTCGGGATGCCGGAGGTGGAGGCTGACTTCATGGCCCAGCTCGCCGAGCGCGTCGACCAGCTCAACATCATGTCCTACAAGATGAGCGGCAACTGGGGCAGCTGGGAGAGCTGGCACTCCAGCCCGCTCATGGACGACTCCCCGGGCCGCCCCAGCTCCGTCGCCAACTCCGTGGACGGCTACCTGAAGGCGGGTGTGCCCCCGGGCCGGCTGGGCATCGGCATCGGCTTCTTCGGCACCTGCTGGCAGGGCGTCACCGAGCCGCGCACCCCGCTGGACGGGCGGCAGCACGTCTCCGAGGGGCAGAGCGACAACGCGATGAGCTACAGCAACATCATGCAGGCGTACTACGACCCGCACGCGCGCCGCTGGGACGAGAAGGCCGCCTCGCCCTACCTCTCCTTCCCCACCGTGAGCGGCCCCGGCCACTGCAACTACATCTCGTACGAGGATGGCCAGTCCGTCGCCGTGAAGGGACAGTGGGCGCGCTCCAAGGGCCTGGGTGGCACCATCATCTGGACCATCAACCAGGGCCACATCGCCAACGCGCCCGAGGGCCGCAAGGACGAGCTGCTGCAGCAGGTGAAGCGCTCGTTCCTGGACCCGTGA
- a CDS encoding DUF4215 domain-containing protein gives MATVPLLGKRLAGLALASLLFSIMSFSCGGGGGGSGKPDGSVDVPDGSGLCDGGPCPTDTCGDSLRQADETCDDGNKVSGDGCSADCKTVESGWSCEVVGRPCVKLVGCGNGRKEADEECDDRNVTSGDGCSETCKQEPGWNCPASGGRCHAAQCNDGIKVGEEECEDGNLTNGDGCSSICRLEEGWKCPTVGAQCTKTTCGDSIVEGTEECDDGNKDMGDGCSPLCKREPKCTNGTCAATCGDGVMLPNDTSEECDDGNVRSNDGCSATCKLEEGFVCELVGTDPPPRVVIPVVYRDFIGFPWTGGHADFQNKNGQSERGIVKTELTKTINGKSFPGGKPDYAKDGTDLSLSTTNGRTLFEQWYTDAPAVNRTVVGTLDLLRQSNGSYVFDDQDFFPLDSVPGTWVAEGKETKRNDNNGTARNFHFTSEARYWFEYKGTEVLSFRGDDDVWVFINSKLAVDLGGVHGAESATLTLSTKATELGLQVGRIYEVVVFQAERHTTQSSYRLTLNNFTTKRTECRATCGNSVIDEGEECDDGINAGGYGQCSRGCVWGPRCGDGKEQSEAPANEECDDGNTVNNDGCSSTCRIEIN, from the coding sequence ATGGCGACCGTCCCTTTGCTTGGTAAGCGGCTCGCGGGTCTCGCACTCGCGTCTCTTCTCTTCTCGATCATGTCGTTCTCTTGTGGAGGCGGCGGAGGTGGTTCTGGAAAGCCGGACGGCAGCGTCGACGTGCCGGATGGTTCGGGTTTGTGTGATGGCGGTCCGTGCCCCACGGACACGTGTGGCGACAGCCTCCGCCAGGCGGACGAGACGTGTGACGACGGCAACAAGGTGAGCGGCGACGGCTGCTCCGCGGACTGCAAGACGGTGGAGAGCGGCTGGTCCTGCGAGGTCGTCGGTCGGCCCTGCGTGAAGCTGGTGGGCTGCGGCAACGGCCGCAAGGAAGCCGACGAGGAGTGCGACGACCGCAACGTGACGTCGGGCGACGGCTGCAGCGAGACGTGCAAGCAGGAGCCCGGATGGAACTGCCCAGCCTCGGGTGGGCGCTGCCACGCGGCCCAGTGCAACGACGGCATCAAGGTCGGCGAGGAGGAGTGCGAGGATGGCAACCTCACCAACGGTGACGGCTGCAGCTCCATCTGCCGGCTGGAGGAAGGCTGGAAGTGCCCGACGGTGGGCGCGCAGTGCACGAAGACGACCTGCGGTGACAGCATCGTCGAGGGCACCGAGGAGTGCGACGACGGCAACAAGGACATGGGCGATGGCTGCTCGCCGCTGTGCAAGCGCGAGCCCAAGTGCACCAACGGCACCTGCGCGGCCACCTGCGGCGACGGCGTGATGCTGCCGAACGACACCAGCGAGGAGTGCGATGACGGCAACGTGCGCTCCAACGACGGGTGCTCGGCGACGTGCAAGCTCGAGGAAGGCTTCGTGTGCGAGCTCGTCGGGACCGACCCGCCGCCCCGCGTGGTCATCCCCGTCGTGTACCGGGACTTCATCGGGTTCCCCTGGACGGGGGGCCACGCGGACTTCCAGAACAAGAACGGTCAGTCCGAGCGCGGCATCGTCAAGACGGAGCTGACGAAGACCATCAATGGCAAGTCGTTCCCGGGTGGCAAGCCCGACTACGCCAAGGATGGGACGGACCTGTCGCTGTCGACGACGAACGGCCGGACCTTGTTCGAGCAGTGGTACACCGATGCGCCGGCCGTCAACCGCACGGTCGTCGGGACGCTGGACCTGCTGCGCCAGTCCAATGGCTCCTACGTGTTCGACGACCAGGACTTCTTCCCGCTCGACAGCGTGCCGGGAACCTGGGTGGCCGAGGGCAAGGAGACCAAGCGCAACGACAACAACGGCACGGCGCGCAACTTCCACTTCACCAGCGAGGCGCGCTACTGGTTCGAGTACAAGGGCACCGAGGTGCTCTCGTTCCGCGGTGACGACGACGTCTGGGTGTTCATCAACAGCAAGCTCGCGGTCGACCTGGGCGGTGTCCACGGCGCCGAGAGCGCGACCCTCACGCTGTCGACGAAGGCGACGGAGCTGGGCCTCCAGGTCGGCCGCATCTACGAGGTCGTCGTGTTCCAGGCCGAGCGCCACACGACGCAGTCCTCCTACCGCCTGACGCTCAACAACTTCACCACCAAGCGCACCGAGTGCCGCGCCACCTGCGGCAACAGCGTGATTGACGAGGGTGAGGAGTGCGACGACGGCATCAACGCGGGTGGCTATGGCCAGTGCAGCCGGGGCTGCGTCTGGGGCCCGCGCTGCGGCGACGGCAAGGAGCAGTCGGAGGCTCCCGCCAACGAGGAGTGCGACGACGGCAACACCGTCAACAA